A window of Gambusia affinis linkage group LG03, SWU_Gaff_1.0, whole genome shotgun sequence contains these coding sequences:
- the si:dkey-251i10.2 gene encoding putative defense protein Hdd11-like produces the protein MLLLCLLTLQFLCFVDCYPNGAPTGACKDMMPQHAGVVPQTSPAPYTILTNMKRYLPGMPVTVTIIGPEYRGVLLEARRENFNDAYGSWKIPPPDTKFLQCSGNPQGAITHANTNLKSNSTVYTWIPHDIMHPVYFMATVAQQRTVYWINVRSNILPSENLGGLKMATNASAGIAEENPLFLFLIYFLLIQILG, from the exons atgctgctgctctgtttgtTAACCCtacaatttctttgttttgtggaCTGCTACCCCAATGGGGCTCCCACCGGTGCCTGTAAGGACATGATGCCTCAGCATGCAGGAGTTGTCCCTCAGACGTCACCAGCTCCGTACACGATTCTTACCAACATGAAGCGATATCTACCTGGAATGCCTGTTACTG TCACCATTATCGGACCGGAATACAGAGGAGTCCTTCTGGAAGCCCGAAGAGAAAATTTCAATGATGCTTATGGAAGCTGGAAAATCCCTCCTCCAGACACCAAATTTCTCCAG TGCTCCGGAAATCCACAAGGTGCTATAACTCATGCCAACACCAACCTGAAGAGTAACAGCACAGTCTACACCTGGATACCACATGACATTATGCACCCTGTGTATTTCAT ggCCACAGTGGCTCAGCAGCGCACCGTCTACTGGATAAATGTGAGGTCCAACATTCTGCCCAGTG agAACCTGGGTGGTCTTAAGATGGCGACAAATGCAAGTGCAGGAATTGCTGAAGAAAAccctctttttctcttcctgatatattttttgctgATACAGATTCTTGGataa
- the LOC122828714 gene encoding pikachurin isoform X2, with amino-acid sequence MDLTWKEKRLLCLLFFAICSASVCFGARRSNARRSDRLSPPLDIQLETLNCSAFSVRWKMPRRHVSTITGYKVFYTEMKNGRPFSTTSIMEVPLSLDMLTTGQFDGQASFDVNIGNLKMNSKYRVSVGAYGWAGEGRPSMPRDISTASHEMCMPPSPPTQPIVMAVSDTELALSWQEGESQGSSPVLHFLVAYIRPEMDTEWTYIREPIETSSMVLKGLIPETEYQFVVRAVNIHGVSPPSHINNPVRTLGSVDMGSGDAGRYNTDSRYKDEDGFDIDDSDYDVFIEELKPFPGISENNGKSQLRSHPGPPSGRNVVYHMNSKVPSNVTDQPVDVTPSSIFAVFTDLVFTVPSERSGTTNTTTTAPPTTTSPPLATTTSIRAISPWQGEIPRVYDMTCGDTVCPPDSFCLTDYESGGSRCHCNLGHGGDSCSEALTVNFPRFHGYSHMTFEPLKNSYQTFQITLEFKADSEDGLLLYCGENENGRGDFMSLALVQGKLHYRFNCGTGAAQIISESPVVLGQWHIVTIFRDGMSGWLRMDNDNPISGRSQGQYTKITFRSPLYVGGSPSAYWLVRATGTNRGFVGCIQSLTINNKATDIRPWPLGKALSGADIGECSDRVCDLVSCANGGVCFANRADGYICLCPLGFKGALCEESFSLSSPLFNETVFSYAVIRWPQSSQSYLSFMEFEVTFWPSAPSGVLLYSDDAGSRDFLAINLVDRYLEFRFDCGSGEAVIRSEEQINLHSWHELRVSRTAKSGILQVDNQKPMEGIAEGAFTQINCSSPLYLGGVPDYEETKRAAGVMKPFTGIIQKLILNDRTMPITAGSAGGVNVANSAHPCVENPCANGGTCRPKWDDYECDCPLGYDGRHCQKAVTEAIEIPQFIGRSYLTYDNRDILKRVSGSRTNLFMHFKSTAKDGLLLWRGDSPMRPNSDFISMGLKDGALIFSYNLGSGMANIVVNGTFSDGKWHKVKAVRDGQSGKLTVDDYGAKTGRSPGKMRQLNINGPLYVGGMKEIALHTNRQYLGGLVGCVSHFTLSTDYHLALVEDAADGKNINTCSK; translated from the exons ATGGATCTTACATGGAAAGAGAAGCGTCTGCTATGTTTACTTTTCTTTGCTATCTGCTCTGCCAGCGTTTGCTTTGGTGCCAGAAGATCAAATGCGCGGAGAAGTG ATCGTCTGAGTCCTCCATTAGACATCCAGCTGGAGACTCTCAATTGTAGCGCCTTCAGTGTGCGATGGAAAATGCCCCGCAGACATGTCAGCACAATCACTGGATACAAG GTCTTTTACACAGAGATGAAAAATGGCCGCCCATTTAGTACGACATCCATCATGGAGGTTCCGCTAAGTTTGGACATGCTAACCACT GGGCAATTTGATGGACAAGCCAGCTTT GATGTCAACATCGGCAACCTGAAGATGAACTCTAAGTACAGAGTTAGTGTTGGAGCATACGGTTGGGCCGGGGAGGGTCGACCCAGCATGCCCAGAGACATCAGTACTGCTTCACATG AGATGTGCATGCCTCCATCACCTCCTACTCAACCAATCGTCATGGCTGTATCGGACACAGAGTTGGCTTTATCGTGGCAGGAAGGAGAGAGTCAAGGAAGCTCCCCTGTTCTTCACTTTCTGGTGGCTTACATTAG GCCAGAAATGGACACAGAGTGGACTTATATACGGGAGCCCATTGAGACCAGCTCCATGGTTTTAAAAGGACTGATACCAGAAACCGAGTACCAGTTTGTTGTAAGAGCCGTCAACATACACGGTGTAAGCCCACCCAGCCACATCAACAACCCTGTGCGAACTCTCG GTTCAGTAGACATGGGCAGTGGGGATGCGGGACGCTATAACACTGATTCCAGGTATAAAGATGAAGATGGATTTGACATTGATGATTCAGATTATGATGTCTTTATTGAAGAG TTGAAGCCATTCCCAGGTATCAGTGAGAACAACGGAAAGTCCCAACTCCGTTCACATCCTGGTCCGCCGTCTGGACGAAATGTTGTTTACCACATGAACAGCAAAGTTCCTTCAAATGTCACCGATCAACCAGTTGATGTGACCCCCTCGTCCATATTCGCAGTCTTCACAGATCTGGTTTTTACAGTCCCTTCAGAGCGTAGCGGTACTACCAACACAACCACTACTGCTCCACCCACCACTACCAG CCCACCTTTGGCCACCACCACTTCCATCCGTGCCATCTCTCCCTGGCAGGGAGAGATACCTCGCGTCTACGACATGACTTGTGGTGACACTGTGTGTCCGCCGGACAGTTTCTGCCTCACTGATTACGAGAGCGGAGGTTCACGCTGCCACTGTAACCTGGGGCATGGAGGAGACTCTTGCTCTGAGG CTTTGACAGTAAACTTTCCCAGGTTCCATGGCTACTCTCACATGACCTTTGAACCCCTGAAAAATTCATACCAGACCTTTCAAATCACATTAGAGTTTAAG GCCGATTCTGAGGACGGCTTGTTGCTCTACTGTGGAGAGAATGAAAATGGCCGTGGAGATTTTATGTCCTTAGCTTTGGTTCAAGGCAAACTTCACTACAG GTTCAACTGTGGCACCGGAGCTGCCCAGATAATCAGTGAGAGCCCTGTTGTTCTCGGCCAGTGGCACATCGTCACTATATTTAGAGATGGCATGAGCGGTTGGCTCCGTATGGACAATGACAACCCCATATCTGGACGCTCACAG GGTCAATACACTAAGATTACTTTTCGCTCACCGCTGTATGTGGGTGGATCTCCTAGTGCTTACTGGCTGGTCAGGGCGACAGGCACAAATCGTGGCTTTGTGGGCTGCATTCAGAGCCTGACCATCAACAACAAGGCTACCGACATTAGGCCATGGCCACTGGGCAAAGCTCTCAGCGGAGCTGATATAG GTGAGTGCAGCGACAGAGTGTGTGACTTGGTTAGCTGTGCCAACGGTGGAGTCTGCTTTGCTAACCGTGCTGACGGCTACATTTGCCTCTGTCCTCTCGGCTTCAAGGGAGCTCTTTGTGAAGAGA GTTTCTCTCTGTCCTCTCCCCTCTTCAATGAAACTGTGTTTTCGTACGCTGTCATCCGGTGGCCTCAGTCCTCCCAGAGTTACCTCTCTTTCATGGAGTTTGAGGTGACATTCTGGCCATCAGCGCCCAGCGGGGTGCTGCTGTACAGTGATGATGCAGGCAGCAGAGACTTCCTTGCTATAAACTTGGTGGACAGATATTTAGAGTTCAGGTTTGACTGCGGCTCTGGAGAAGCTGTTATAAG GAGTGAAGAGCAGATCAATCTGCACTCCTGGCATGAGTTGAGAGTATCTCGAACTGCTAAAAGTGGGATCCTGCAAGTGGACAACCAAAAACCGATGGAGGGAATTGCTGAG GGAGCTTTCACTCAGATCAACTGCAGTTCGCCTCTTTATCTCGGTGGGGTGCCAGACTATGAAGAAACCAAGAGGGCAGCAGGTGTAATGAAGCCCTTTACTGGGATCATTCAGAAG CTGATTCTCAATGACCGCACCATGCCAATCACAGCTGGCTCGGCTGGCGGTGTAAATGTTGCAAACTCAGCACATCCATGTGTGGAAAATCCTTGTGCCAACGGAGGGACCTGCAGGCCAAAGTGGGATGACTATGAATGTGACTGCCCTCTAGGGTATGATGGAAGGCACTGCCAGAAAG CTGTGACTGAAGCCATAGAAATACCCCAGTTTATAGGCAGAAGCTATCTGACCTATGACAACAGAGATATCCTGAAAAG GGTGTCTGGGTCCAGGACAAAccttttcatgcattttaagAGCACAGCCAAGGACGGTTTATTACTCTGGCGAGGAGACAGTCCAATGAGACCCAACAGTGACTTTATTTCCATGGGGCTTAAAGATGGGGCTCTGATTTTCAG TTATAACTTGGGCAGCGGTATGGCTAACATTGTTGTCAACGGGACGTTTAGTGATGGAAAGTGGCACAAAGTCAAGGCTGTCAG GGATGGCCAGTCAGGGAAGCTGACGGTTGATGATTACGGAGCAAAGACAGGCAGGTCACCTGGCAAGATGAGACAACTCAATATAAATGGACCCTTGTATGTTG gCGGCATGAAAGAGATCGCCCTTCACACAAACAGGCAGTACCTGGGAGGACTGGTGGGCTGCGTGTCCCATTTTACACTTTCCACTGACTATCACTTAGCTTTGGTGGAGGACGCAGCTGATGGCAAGAACATTAATACCTGCTCCAAATAG
- the LOC122828714 gene encoding pikachurin isoform X1 produces the protein MDLTWKEKRLLCLLFFAICSASVCFGARRSNARRSDRLSPPLDIQLETLNCSAFSVRWKMPRRHVSTITGYKVFYTEMKNGRPFSTTSIMEVPLSLDMLTTGQFDGQASFDVNIGNLKMNSKYRVSVGAYGWAGEGRPSMPRDISTASHEMCMPPSPPTQPIVMAVSDTELALSWQEGESQGSSPVLHFLVAYIRPEMDTEWTYIREPIETSSMVLKGLIPETEYQFVVRAVNIHGVSPPSHINNPVRTLGSVDMGSGDAGRYNTDSRYKDEDGFDIDDSDYDVFIEELKPFPGISENNGKSQLRSHPGPPSGRNVVYHMNSKVPSNVTDQPVDVTPSSIFAVFTDLVFTVPSERSGTTNTTTTAPPTTTSPPLATTTSIRAISPWQGEIPRVYDMTCGDTVCPPDSFCLTDYESGGSRCHCNLGHGGDSCSEALTVNFPRFHGYSHMTFEPLKNSYQTFQITLEFKADSEDGLLLYCGENENGRGDFMSLALVQGKLHYRFNCGTGAAQIISESPVVLGQWHIVTIFRDGMSGWLRMDNDNPISGRSQGQYTKITFRSPLYVGGSPSAYWLVRATGTNRGFVGCIQSLTINNKATDIRPWPLGKALSGADIGECSDRVCDLVSCANGGVCFANRADGYICLCPLGFKGALCEESFSLSSPLFNETVFSYAVIRWPQSSQSYLSFMEFEVTFWPSAPSGVLLYSDDAGSRDFLAINLVDRYLEFRFDCGSGEAVIRSEEQINLHSWHELRVSRTAKSGILQVDNQKPMEGIAEGAFTQINCSSPLYLGGVPDYEETKRAAGVMKPFTGIIQKLILNDRTMPITAGSAGGVNVANSAHPCVENPCANGGTCRPKWDDYECDCPLGYDGRHCQKECGNYCLNTVTEAIEIPQFIGRSYLTYDNRDILKRVSGSRTNLFMHFKSTAKDGLLLWRGDSPMRPNSDFISMGLKDGALIFSYNLGSGMANIVVNGTFSDGKWHKVKAVRDGQSGKLTVDDYGAKTGRSPGKMRQLNINGPLYVGGMKEIALHTNRQYLGGLVGCVSHFTLSTDYHLALVEDAADGKNINTCSK, from the exons ATGGATCTTACATGGAAAGAGAAGCGTCTGCTATGTTTACTTTTCTTTGCTATCTGCTCTGCCAGCGTTTGCTTTGGTGCCAGAAGATCAAATGCGCGGAGAAGTG ATCGTCTGAGTCCTCCATTAGACATCCAGCTGGAGACTCTCAATTGTAGCGCCTTCAGTGTGCGATGGAAAATGCCCCGCAGACATGTCAGCACAATCACTGGATACAAG GTCTTTTACACAGAGATGAAAAATGGCCGCCCATTTAGTACGACATCCATCATGGAGGTTCCGCTAAGTTTGGACATGCTAACCACT GGGCAATTTGATGGACAAGCCAGCTTT GATGTCAACATCGGCAACCTGAAGATGAACTCTAAGTACAGAGTTAGTGTTGGAGCATACGGTTGGGCCGGGGAGGGTCGACCCAGCATGCCCAGAGACATCAGTACTGCTTCACATG AGATGTGCATGCCTCCATCACCTCCTACTCAACCAATCGTCATGGCTGTATCGGACACAGAGTTGGCTTTATCGTGGCAGGAAGGAGAGAGTCAAGGAAGCTCCCCTGTTCTTCACTTTCTGGTGGCTTACATTAG GCCAGAAATGGACACAGAGTGGACTTATATACGGGAGCCCATTGAGACCAGCTCCATGGTTTTAAAAGGACTGATACCAGAAACCGAGTACCAGTTTGTTGTAAGAGCCGTCAACATACACGGTGTAAGCCCACCCAGCCACATCAACAACCCTGTGCGAACTCTCG GTTCAGTAGACATGGGCAGTGGGGATGCGGGACGCTATAACACTGATTCCAGGTATAAAGATGAAGATGGATTTGACATTGATGATTCAGATTATGATGTCTTTATTGAAGAG TTGAAGCCATTCCCAGGTATCAGTGAGAACAACGGAAAGTCCCAACTCCGTTCACATCCTGGTCCGCCGTCTGGACGAAATGTTGTTTACCACATGAACAGCAAAGTTCCTTCAAATGTCACCGATCAACCAGTTGATGTGACCCCCTCGTCCATATTCGCAGTCTTCACAGATCTGGTTTTTACAGTCCCTTCAGAGCGTAGCGGTACTACCAACACAACCACTACTGCTCCACCCACCACTACCAG CCCACCTTTGGCCACCACCACTTCCATCCGTGCCATCTCTCCCTGGCAGGGAGAGATACCTCGCGTCTACGACATGACTTGTGGTGACACTGTGTGTCCGCCGGACAGTTTCTGCCTCACTGATTACGAGAGCGGAGGTTCACGCTGCCACTGTAACCTGGGGCATGGAGGAGACTCTTGCTCTGAGG CTTTGACAGTAAACTTTCCCAGGTTCCATGGCTACTCTCACATGACCTTTGAACCCCTGAAAAATTCATACCAGACCTTTCAAATCACATTAGAGTTTAAG GCCGATTCTGAGGACGGCTTGTTGCTCTACTGTGGAGAGAATGAAAATGGCCGTGGAGATTTTATGTCCTTAGCTTTGGTTCAAGGCAAACTTCACTACAG GTTCAACTGTGGCACCGGAGCTGCCCAGATAATCAGTGAGAGCCCTGTTGTTCTCGGCCAGTGGCACATCGTCACTATATTTAGAGATGGCATGAGCGGTTGGCTCCGTATGGACAATGACAACCCCATATCTGGACGCTCACAG GGTCAATACACTAAGATTACTTTTCGCTCACCGCTGTATGTGGGTGGATCTCCTAGTGCTTACTGGCTGGTCAGGGCGACAGGCACAAATCGTGGCTTTGTGGGCTGCATTCAGAGCCTGACCATCAACAACAAGGCTACCGACATTAGGCCATGGCCACTGGGCAAAGCTCTCAGCGGAGCTGATATAG GTGAGTGCAGCGACAGAGTGTGTGACTTGGTTAGCTGTGCCAACGGTGGAGTCTGCTTTGCTAACCGTGCTGACGGCTACATTTGCCTCTGTCCTCTCGGCTTCAAGGGAGCTCTTTGTGAAGAGA GTTTCTCTCTGTCCTCTCCCCTCTTCAATGAAACTGTGTTTTCGTACGCTGTCATCCGGTGGCCTCAGTCCTCCCAGAGTTACCTCTCTTTCATGGAGTTTGAGGTGACATTCTGGCCATCAGCGCCCAGCGGGGTGCTGCTGTACAGTGATGATGCAGGCAGCAGAGACTTCCTTGCTATAAACTTGGTGGACAGATATTTAGAGTTCAGGTTTGACTGCGGCTCTGGAGAAGCTGTTATAAG GAGTGAAGAGCAGATCAATCTGCACTCCTGGCATGAGTTGAGAGTATCTCGAACTGCTAAAAGTGGGATCCTGCAAGTGGACAACCAAAAACCGATGGAGGGAATTGCTGAG GGAGCTTTCACTCAGATCAACTGCAGTTCGCCTCTTTATCTCGGTGGGGTGCCAGACTATGAAGAAACCAAGAGGGCAGCAGGTGTAATGAAGCCCTTTACTGGGATCATTCAGAAG CTGATTCTCAATGACCGCACCATGCCAATCACAGCTGGCTCGGCTGGCGGTGTAAATGTTGCAAACTCAGCACATCCATGTGTGGAAAATCCTTGTGCCAACGGAGGGACCTGCAGGCCAAAGTGGGATGACTATGAATGTGACTGCCCTCTAGGGTATGATGGAAGGCACTGCCAGAAAG AGTGTGGGAATTACTGTTTGAACA CTGTGACTGAAGCCATAGAAATACCCCAGTTTATAGGCAGAAGCTATCTGACCTATGACAACAGAGATATCCTGAAAAG GGTGTCTGGGTCCAGGACAAAccttttcatgcattttaagAGCACAGCCAAGGACGGTTTATTACTCTGGCGAGGAGACAGTCCAATGAGACCCAACAGTGACTTTATTTCCATGGGGCTTAAAGATGGGGCTCTGATTTTCAG TTATAACTTGGGCAGCGGTATGGCTAACATTGTTGTCAACGGGACGTTTAGTGATGGAAAGTGGCACAAAGTCAAGGCTGTCAG GGATGGCCAGTCAGGGAAGCTGACGGTTGATGATTACGGAGCAAAGACAGGCAGGTCACCTGGCAAGATGAGACAACTCAATATAAATGGACCCTTGTATGTTG gCGGCATGAAAGAGATCGCCCTTCACACAAACAGGCAGTACCTGGGAGGACTGGTGGGCTGCGTGTCCCATTTTACACTTTCCACTGACTATCACTTAGCTTTGGTGGAGGACGCAGCTGATGGCAAGAACATTAATACCTGCTCCAAATAG